DNA sequence from the Butyricimonas faecalis genome:
TGGTTACCCGAGAAATGGCAGAAGCGGTCATCCGAAACGGACGCGGGGATTTCGACATTCTCGCCTTCATACCTGAACGCCTTTGGGACGCGCAACTGGCATACCTGGCCTTGCGCAGCTATATTTACGACCCGTATTACACGGACAGCAGGACAGACGCCGTCATGAAAACGGGGCTTATCCTCGGATATGTCCCCGTTGAGGTAAAGACTCAAGAGTTCTATTACGGGATGCTCGACGGGATGAAAATATTGAGCACGGTTACCGATGCCGTCGTGCCGTCCCGTTTCAAGACTGCGGCATACTACCGCAAGATGGCGGAACATGACCTCTCGCTTGTTCCCGCCCGGTTCTATTCCTATGAGATTCTCCATGCGGCTGTCTGTTCGACCGAAGGAAAAAACTTCATCACAGACCCCCAGTTTTTCAAGCCGTTGTCGGTATATCTGGACGACATGCTGGCGGACCGGCTGATGGAGAAACACCCTTACATGTTCGGGGAGTTGCCGAAGCGGTTCAAGACACCGGAAAGACTGGTCATTGCCATCGATAACAGCAAACGGGAGACGAACTGCTATATCGACGAGGAAACTGAACAATCCCTGCTCTCGGTGGAAGTGTGCAAGGCATTCATCCGAAGAAACGGCAACTGTCCCGAATTTCCTGAAAATGTATGGACGCGAGAATTTGTCGACTACTGCATGGAGCACGGGACGAGTTTCCGCTGGTTCCGCCAGATGCCCAAAAAGTTCCAGAGCTCCGCGAACACGCAGGCGGCGTATGATTACGGTCATTACCATATCTGTGACTTTGCCAAACGGTTCATCACCCCGCAAATGGCGAAGGAGTGCTACCAGGAGCGCAGTTATGCACATGCCATCCCCGGACATTTCCTCACGGAGTTCTGCCGACAGACCGGACTGCCCGAGAAGTTCTACGGCGGGGAAACCACGATGCTGTCGCTGAAAAACAGCCGTGACGACTATACTTACTGCAAAGTCGGCAATACCTGTCTGGCCTTTTACCTGAAAGAACAATACGAGCCGTCCTCGGCACATCTGATGATGACGCGGTCGGATTCAAAATACTGCACGCCGGAGAAGGTGTTCGACGTGCCTGTCGGAACCTTCCACCGCACGTGGCTGGAAAAGATCGTGGCGGAAAACGACCCCCGCTTTGTCAAACCCCGTGTGGACAAAGCGTTGAAAGCCGTACAGGCGGTCTGCTATTACGGTGTCGAGAAGTTGAAGGACCTGAACCGTACGGAAATCTTCCGCAACACCTTCATGGGTGAGACCATCGGTTACTGCGCCCGCCGCAGGGACCTGACCTACCACAGCGACAACTGCGGGACCCTTATCGAGGGCTTGAAGTTCAAGATCCGGGGAATGGCTGTCCCCGTAACCTTGGCGGAAGACATGACTCCTTATACGGCCGACATGCTGCACCGGAAGTTCGGCTTCTGCTATATCGGAATGACGGCATTCGCCACGGACTACGGCCTGGACATGGAGAAGGCATACACCTTTGCACAGATGCGCCAGATCGTAAGGGAGAAAGGGCACAAGCCGTCATTGAGAAACTACAAACGTGAACTGAAACAAATAAACATCATACAATGAAAAAATACCGGATAGCTATCGAAGAGACGCTCCGTAAGGTCGTGGAGATCGAGGCAGAAACGCCCGGTCTGGCCGTCTGCAGGGCGGAAGACGAATACAATGAAGAGAAACACGTGCTGTCAGCCGACAATTTCGCAGGAGCTGACATCGCACTCTCGACTGATGACAGCACGGTCATGGAGACTCTGGAAGACGTGGATTTCATCGGATACGTGCAACGCCGTTTCGAGGAATGCCGGGAGTCCATATCCGTCGAAGACAAAGTCCGGCTGGCATTCGGAAGTTTCGACAACGCCCTGTATGAGTTCGGCGAATACCGTAAGGAGGCGGCCCGGAACCGCCCGCAGGTCTACCTGCTGTACCGGAGCGATGCCTGGCACAACCGTTCTTCCATGGAGCTCATAGCCCCGTTCTCCTCCCTCGAAAACATGATGGAGTACCTGCGGCGTAAGAAGAAGGAATTCCGCCTGACGGAAAGTGATCTGGAAGAGTTCAAGAACAACCGGCAGACGAAGGGGCGCGACGAAAACTACCTGTACGAGTCGGATTATTTGGATGTGCTGCCGGAACAGGAACCCGAACTGCCGCCGAAAGATGACGCTTTCTATGACAAGGTTTTCACCTGCGGGCAATCCGAGCTGTCACGCAGGGAGTTGGAATCTCTGCCGGAGCCGTTCGATACCTACCATGTTACGGACGAAGAAATGGAACAGATTGTGTACGAAACGGAAATGGAGACACGGGACCGGCTGCGGCTCGGTAAAAGAAAGCCCATAGATTTTGACAATGACCGCCATAGTGAAATCTGGTGGGAAGAAATGGAAAAAGCAGTGGTAAGGCACGGCGTACCGTACTACGAGGCCGAATAACGAAAATAGAACCTGTTCATCACATGCCATAATGATGACGGGCCGTCGCGGCTACGGCTGCGGCGGTCTTTTTTTTCAAAACGAGGTGAGTATTCCACCCCTTATACAAAACGATTACCTACTCTTAAAAAAACGGATTTATGAAACAGACAAGACAGGATTTCTTCACGGCGAACGGGGAAGGAATCAAAATCATGACATTTACGGAGTTCGCCCGGCATATCCTGCGTATGGAATGCGGGGAAAGTCTGGAACTGTATGCCGTTGTGAACCGGCAGACACGGGAATGCTCCCGGCCGCTCTCTGTCAGAAAGGAACAATGGAACGGTACGCCCTT
Encoded proteins:
- a CDS encoding DpnD/PcfM family protein, with the translated sequence MKKYRIAIEETLRKVVEIEAETPGLAVCRAEDEYNEEKHVLSADNFAGADIALSTDDSTVMETLEDVDFIGYVQRRFEECRESISVEDKVRLAFGSFDNALYEFGEYRKEAARNRPQVYLLYRSDAWHNRSSMELIAPFSSLENMMEYLRRKKKEFRLTESDLEEFKNNRQTKGRDENYLYESDYLDVLPEQEPELPPKDDAFYDKVFTCGQSELSRRELESLPEPFDTYHVTDEEMEQIVYETEMETRDRLRLGKRKPIDFDNDRHSEIWWEEMEKAVVRHGVPYYEAE